The Chitinophaga lutea genome contains the following window.
AAGACCTGCTCTTAGACGCCTTGCTACAAGGCACCGCCGATGTAACCGGCATTTACGACATAGATGTGTATGATAACCTTCCGGACGACTTTGTAGACTGATCGCCGGTTCAGCCGACCATTAATTTATTATAATGATCGCTGCATTTTTTCATTGCACCTTGCGCGAAAATTTTACGGCGGAACCCGGCGATTCCCCTATTTTTGCAGCCCCGGCCCTGTAGTACAATGGATAGTATAGGAGTTTCCGAAGCTCTTGATACTGGTTCGATTCCAGTCGGGGTCACCAAAACCCGGTGTATACTTGTTCAAAAAACGGCATCAGTTGATGCCGTTTTTGCTTTGGTAGATTAACACCATTAAAATTTATAAACATCAGGAGTATGCCCCTGCCACTCTGCAAAGGCAGCTGGCCTCCGCCTCATTTTTGTATGGTTGCAACCCCGTACCCGCCTATCATCCACCATCATTACCAACCAAAAAAATGAGTATGAAAATTTTAGCCATTGTTTTGTTATCAGCGGTGTGTTTCATTTCCTGCAGGAAAATTGGCCCCAGCCCGGCAGCACCCTCACCAGCCAATATCTTCCCGGCTACGGCGACTTCAACACTCGATCCCCGGTTACGCCGCGTAATGGCCAGCCTGCAAGCCTCCGCACCAGCAACCCGCCACCTGTTGGCCGCACTGCCGCCAAACGCCGTCCCGTACTGGCAGTTCGCGTTAACGGGAACGCGCCAGCAGACCTTTGTCACCCTCATTCCGTTTAAGACCAGCCAGGACAGCCTGTTCACGGGCTTTATCGCACTGGAAGCCGACAGCCTCATTCACTTTTCCGCCTTTGACACTAAAGACCCCGGCAGTATGCCGCCAGCTTTTGCGTCCGCTCCGGAAAAATTTGAGATCAATCACGCGCTCAACGCGCTCAACCACCGGGGATTCGGAAAAAAAGTCTATTCGACGGCAGGGTTATCGGCTGCCGACCTTCACCGGTTGGATCAGGTCAAACGGCCTGCCGACAGCCAGTTACAGGAAGACGACATTTTCCTGCCGGTAGAGAGTTGCTATAATTGGTCTACCTGCATCGGTGACGGTTACGGCAACTGTATTGGTGAAACCTACTACTTTTCGGAATGTATCACCATCACCTACTGGATCGACACGAGCAACCCACCCCCCGGTTACCCCTACGATGAACCCGGCATGGGTGATGGTGGCGTCCAGCCACCGGACCCCAGCCATCCCGGCGGCCCCAGCGGTACACCTCCAGCACCCATGCCGCCGCCCCAAACGCCCATCGACAACCTGCAGCAATACCTGGACTGCTTTACCAGTCAGCTGCCGGCCAAAGTCACCATCTACGTGGATCAACCAGTACCCGGTAGCACAGAACCGGTGTCCATACTGGGCGGCATCGGACATGCTTACCTGTCCTTTGAACAACAGGCAGACGACCAGCTGATCCGCCGGACGATTGGGTTCTATGCCGCAGACGGCGTTGACCCCTTCCGGCACAAATCCAGTGCAGCAATCTTAGGTAATGATGCCGGGCGTACATATGATGTAAAACTGACCATCGAGGTTTCGGGGGCGCAGCTGGAAGCCATGCTGGTGGCCGTCAAAGGATATCCCGAAGCATACCACATGGATGATTACAATTGCGTCAACTTTGTCCTTGATGTGGCAGGCCCGGGCGGCATTGTGCTGCCACGTACCCGCGGCTGGTGGTATACCGGAAGTGGCCTAAATCCCGGTAATTTAGGGGAAGATCTTCGCAAACAGACGGGTGCCATTGGACAAAGCGGGCAATGCCTACCAGATACCGGCAGTTGCCAGTAATATCAATGGGTACCACAACGGTACCCATTTTTACATGAACTTCATCAGTTGGGAGGTTGAAAGTAATTAACGGGGGGGCTGTTTCGGTAATCATTGACCGCACCACAATGACTGTCCATTTTTGCCCATCGTTTGACCAGGCGGGTCATTCGGTCAGAAAATATGGCGTTGAAAAGGATTGACTTCCCCGCGCTCAGGTTATGGTGCATTTCCTGTACCCAAAGCTCCAGCCTTTTTTCACTGATGGCATCCATGCCGGTGATCACTAATAATGAACCGTTTAGCCGCGCCGTCGCGGCGAGTTCTTCGGAAATCTCTTTTAAGAGCCGTTCTTTTTCAGTCATAGGTGCAGGGCTTTCTATAAAGATACCATTGCCCCCATCATGAAAAGCACGGGAAATCCACCGTTTTTTCACGGGCCGGCGACCGTCAAAACTACCGAAGCTGTATCTGTTCAAGGTCTGGCAGCAGTCGCCGCTGAAGTCCCTGAAATAATGAATCCTTTCTATTGTAATAATAGGAACCAGATTGGCCCGCATAATCCATTGGCGCATCTACAAAACTGATGCGTAAATCGTTTATATGTTGATCCCGTAGAAAAATGTAGGAGTATATCAGCACTGCGTAGTAGTCTGCCGTATTATTATAATCCTGAATGGTAGGCAGGTTGTAAATTTTTCCATTTAATCTAACCGCAATTACGCCAGCAATACTATCCAAACTAATCGTACTGCTCCGCGGCAACGCCGCAGCAATACGGTTTAATCGTTGTTGGGTATTATTGCAAAAAGTAGGCGGTTGGTCAAGCAAATTAGCAGGTATTGCCTTATCACAATAACTATTTTCCCTTTTTCCATCTATCAGAAAACAAAACAGCACATTCTCAGCCACATTCGAGGAATCAGCAAAAACAAAATCGTATACAAGCTGCGCCTGGCCCCGCGCACGTTCCCACATTTTTTTGTCTTCTCCCGGTGGAACCGGGCCTGCAAATGGATACTTAAAAAGCAATGTTATTTTTCCTGTAGTGTGGTCCGTAACGGCTACCCATTCAGCCGTAGGGTACATTGAAGCTGCAACCACCAATCGTTCCTTAAAGGTTAACGGGGTAAAAGCAATACCGGCACCAGTACGACAAGCATAGCAAACGACACAGCACAAACAAAACAAAACACATTTCATATATAGGGTTTTTGATGACAAACAGCAAACGACTTCCGTGTTAGAAAACACGACTACAATATGACGTTTATGTTCGCATTTTACCCATCAAATCATTGAAAACGATATCCTTAAAAAAGTGCGGCACTGTTGGTCGCGCTATAGAAAAGGCAATCTTTTTTTTATTGAATTGTAAATCGAAAAATATGGACCTCTCCGGGGTGTTATACGGATTTTACTCCAACAAAGAAATGTCAGTCGTTTTTGACGAGCTAAAAAAAGTAGCAGAAAGCATACAATATGTTTTCCAACTTGACGCATTTGACGAGTATGATAATATGCTTTTCTCCAAAGATGAAAACTTGCTCCTGTTGCACTATGAAAAAGGGTACAATACAGAACTTGCAGTTGAGGGCTGCTTTCACATAGAAGCAAAAAAGACGAAATTGCATGGCATCGCCCGATTGTTGGAATTTGAAGGAAAGTCTGACTTTGAACCGTTCGATATCAACCTGGCCTTTACTACGGTTTACTATTATGTACTCACTGTTCCGCACTTTACAGAGCAGAATGCGTTCTCTAAAAAAATCTACGATTCGCTATCGCGGGTATTAGCAAAGTAATCAATCCTTCCAAAATTCTATTCAAATACTGGTAATACAACTATGAAATGGTATAACATTGCTACGAAATAAATTGCTCTCATAGATATTAATTGAGGGTTATAAATTTGATTGGTTTGAAGATGCAAAAAGTAATAACAAACAAAAAACGATCAGAAAAGCACACTTGAAAACAATCCATTATAGGACAGAAGTAGCTATACAACTGATTATTTGAGAAGATAATTTTCTACAATTCCAACAAACGAGTAACAATGAAAACCATTGTAACGGGCCAAACACTATTATAATCGGGTGCGTCAAGATTTTGGATAAACAATTTTCTTTTTTCATGAATGCTGGAACAAACGTGCGATTACCTCACCAAATTACCAATAACACAAACGTGTTATAGACTGCACCTTAAGTGTGAATACAAGAAAGTTCGGCAGTCGCCACATCTCGCAAACCTGTTTGTGAAAATTTCTGAAATTGAAAAACTTTTCCCCAAACTTCACCCCAGATTGATAAAAATACACTCATAATATATACCAGCGTGGCATAACGACCCAAAACGGAGCAAACCAAACCAATCCAAATCTTAACCTCCACCCCACCCACAACCGAATTGTCGTAAAGATGAAGAAGATAACCCTACTATTAACGGAAATCGCCAATCTTCTGACATCCGATTCTATGCGCTGGCAGTTTTTGACCCGGATTAATCTCTTGCTGGCCTTCATGACCACTTTATATGGTACGGGTTTTTATCTGTACACCCATGACCTCCGTGGACTGGTCCCGAACCTGATAGAAGCACTCCTGTTTATAATAATTGCTACAATTAACCAATTTCGGCTACACTTTATGGCTGCCCATTTAACGGTACTGGTCAGTAATTTAACCATCGTGTACTATAGTGCCTTACTGGGTAGTATCGTGGAGGTGCATTTACTCGTCATTTTTTATGTTGGATTGGCCTTTTACCTCTTCCGGGATAATATTACACACTGTGCCATCTCCGTATCTATTACGGCGTTTGCGTGGATTTGTTGTGAGGTAACTTACTATCTTGAATGGGTACATCCAATCGAGATAAGCCGTGACCACCTTTTTGCCACCCGCTGGCTGGCAATTCCATTTATACTGATACTGGACATACTGATGATCTCACTGCACATTTATATTATTTGGCGGCAGCTCAAAAGCAGAACACAAAAATTCGCAGAATCTTCGCATGAATTGCGGAATGCTTTCCAGCTAATTCTTAGCATCATTGAAAAAGAGCGCCGGGACGGCCACAATTCACCGCAAATGGATGAGATCTATCGTTCGGCGTTATTTGTTCGACAGCTTGTTACCTCAGAACTTGACACCGCCAAAATAGAAGCCGGCCAGGAGGACCAGATTACACTTCATTCGGTTGAAATCAAACCATTTTTGGATAGTATCGTTGCACAGAACCGTTTTCTGGCTGCCGACAAAAACGTGACCATCGACTACAGTTGCAAAATGCCCACCTACATTCTGACCGACCAACCAGCTATTATTAAAATCGTGAACAATCTGTTGAGCAACGCCATCAAATTCACCCCCATCGGCTCTACCGTTTCAGTACAGATTTTCTATTCAGAAGAAAGGTGGCAAATCAACGTAACCGACCAGGGTCCAGGGATTGACCAAACCCTGCTGCCCAAAATCTATGCGCCGTATGTGTCAAAAGGGGGGAGCCTCGAAGGGACGGGCTTAGGACTCTTTATTACCCGCAAACTGGTACGGCAATTAAGAGGCAGCATCAGCCTGACCCCTTTTGACGGAGGAACAAAAGCGACCATTATTTTACCCCTGAAAATTGGCACCCCGCCAAACGCGCATAGCCCTATATGGGACCGGCAACCATTGGGAGGCAAAACCGTGCTGATCATAGAAGACAACGAAATGATGCTCACCCTGACTGGCCGGTTTATGGAGCAAGCGGGGGCAGCGACGTTGTTAGCACGGGACGCACTTGTTGGATATGAGCTTGCCCAACGACATATACCGGATGCTATTATTCTGGATCTCGAAACAAGCGATAAGATTTCCGGTCCGGCTGCCATACGCATGTTCAAATCGTACGTTCCCTTGCAGAAGGTACCTATCATCGTGTTAACGGGTGCCACGATGAAGGAAACGCTTGCTCAGGCAACAAATGCGGGAGCCGCCAAGTGCTTTTCAAAGCCATTACCCTACAGTGATGTGTTAATTTTTATGCGTGATCTGTTTCCTAAAAATGCGGCTATCGAATCCTGACAACCGGCCTGTTCAGCAGCGGCACAAAACGATACCGTTGCGTATCTACAGTTGACCAAACAATATTTGCATTCATCATCACACCCAGCCCTTGCGTAAAGCGCACCACTTCGGCATCTACCAGCGTATCGCCAAATACCGGAGGATTCCACCCCAACTGAATAAATTCCTTCACCCATTTATCATGAAAACGCACAGCAGCATGAACTGCTTCTTTAATACTGCCCCCCCTTTCCCGCCGCAATAACATCACCAGGTTCAGTTCGTCGCCTTCAGCCAATTCTTTCCTAAACGAAAAGATATCATTTGCCCAGCAGATGGTGGATGCAGCCAAGTGCATGAGCCTTTGCATCGTGCAATTCTCATAAACATAATCTGGAAGATCTATTTGTTCCATGACCAGCAGCAGATAGGCGAAAAAGTTGGCTCCGCCGATCATGGGACGAAATTTCAAATACTCACTAAGATCAGGCGATACATCCCTGTCCACAATTTCCATACGCCAAAGATTGGCCTGCAGTGCAGCTTTTAAACTTGCTTTAAATCTGTGTTGCCATACCTGCGTACTGATGGCCATCAACCTATGCCAAATATCAGCAAAGCCAGTCAGTACAGCACTATCTACCGGAGCCGCGGTATTTTCCATGATAGAGATCATGCTATTGACCATGCCTTTGAACATCCGGCTTTTCATACCTTTAGTCTGATGGCCATCAAAATCGTCGTCCAGTAAAAATAGTAGGGCATTAAAATCGGAGGCAACACATAGCCGCTCCAAGTCGGCATGAGGGAACATTCGCGCGACCATCCAGGTGAAATTCCCTTCACCGTTCATCCGGCGCTCTCTATCAGTCGGCAACAATCCATAGCGGGACATCCACAAAGCAGTGGAATCTTCAGCTAATTGTAAAAATGGGTTTAGCTTTCCCGGGAATGGGGAAAGCAGCTTTACGTGTACCATAATCTGCGCTTTTATAATGGTTATTAATCTATTATAATATAACTATTATAAATCATGGAAGATGTTAATTGCGCGGATAGAAGATTGTTAATGTGGGGTGCAGAAATAGCGCAGTGAAAGCGTTTGTTTCATCTGTTTACCTTGCCCAAACATTTGTATCAGGCAATTTAAATGCACTGCTCCCAGAACGAACCTATAGAAAGTGGAAAAGGATAATTGAAGCGAAGGATTCAATACATACGTGGCCTTTTTCAATGCCGCGATTCTATTTTAAAAAAGGAATTCGTTCTTTGAAACGGAAAGCAATAAACGATATTCTAAAGCCCTTACATTTGAAACTGCAGCATACATTTAAATTCATAAGAATATAAAAAAAGAATATTTATGGAATTCACTATTTTATGTATCTTTTAAATGGCAAAAGGCCGAGCGGTTAAATAGAAAAGCACCGATTACTCCCATGTAGCAACAAATTCGCTCAGCAGAGATCATCTTGGTTGCGCTTTATTTTCCCAACTGTATTATGATATTCTTTGTTCATTATTCCATATAAACAGGGAAATGATTGCTCTATGATTTGCCCGATGGAAAACACCCTCGTTAATCCAATCCCATAATATGAAAAAGTGCTTATCGTTAACTTTAATTGCCGTCACTGCCGGTCTGTTATTCTATGGTTGCTCAAAGAATAACGCAACAGAGAAACCCACCCCGCAGGAACAACAAGGAGATTTCTCCTTAGACAACGCGAAGTCCTATTTCGAGGATTACATAAAATCCGTCGATAATGCTTCCATCATTGGGAACGCCCCTACCAAATACCATAATATTCCCGACTGGCAGAACGCCAAACTCGAAAAAGGGGACAATAATATTTTATTCTGGAAAGTCCCCCTCAACAGTAAAAAAATAACGCTTCGGCGTCTAACCGAGTTCAGGAATGGACAGAAGCCAAAAGATATTTTTTTGCCCAGCCCCTGGCTTCTTATATACCAGGATTCAACGCGAACCATGCAAATGCTGGTTATGCAGGCGGTGCCTGCCAAATCTACATTTGAGCCATCCGGATTCGATGGGGAGGTAAAAATGTTCACCTGGACGGGAGATTATCAAGTCGGTTTTATATACGAAAACGGCGAAAAGTGCAAACAAATCACACCGGCTAATACCACTCGAAAAAGAAAATTCGATCCTAATGCTCGGTATGAATATACATGCAAGGAATATTTGGAATGCGAATATCAGTCGCAATGCTCTGGCATGACCTCAGATGGGTTTCACGTTTTTGTAGCGTTCGCAACCGTACGCGATGAATACAGCTGCTTTTCGCCTTCAGAAGACCCCCACCTTTCCGCGTTTAGTGCGAATCCCTCTGTGTCTTGGAGTTGCGGTGTTTGGGAACAAACAAACACCACTACAACGGTGATCTGCGAAGATGTTTGGATTGATGACATTCCTGACAACGACCCGGAGCCTGAACCGTATATACCCGACCCGACACTACCAGAAGGTTACGGCGTGGAAACCGTCGACGTGAAGTTGAAAAATCCGTGCCATAAGGAAACGGCCATTGACATGATGAATTACCGGATGATGAGTGATATTGTTGAAAAAGCCCAGCGGATTTTTGGAGTCTCCCGTAAAGTCAACTTAACATTTCAGGATAAAGAGCAATTTGCCATCGACTACCCCAGTACAACATGGCAAAATTCATGGAACGGAGCAACCGGCACTAAACACGTTGGTGACAAAATGAATGTGACAATTTATTTAAATTCTCCCAAATTTGCCGACGCTTCGAAAGAGGCACTCATGCAAGTTTTTCTCCACGAGTTAGTACACGCTATACTGGCGGATGAAGGAGATTATACAGAAACTTACGAACATCAGTTGATGGCAAAAAATTATTATGAGGAAATGAACGCCTTTATGATGGATATGTTTGGCATGAGCAAGTCAGACGCTGAATTGCTAAATCTTACGGGACTGGGCAACACTATTTTGGGAGCAACTCTATTGCAGGCTTTTCCAGAAAGGTATGAGGCAGCTCGGCTACTTTTTATTGAATATCGAACCGGTGCGAAGGGTACAAAATGCGACTGAACCTATTTTAGCAAAAAAGTACTACTTTAAATTATAGCTACAAGATTAAACAAAACGATAGATCTTATGAAAAAAGCAATATTTCTGATCATGATATTGACTATTGGCTATCTTCAAGGATATGCACAAAAGCTGCCGGCAGATTTAATTAAATCAATTTCAAATGCTATCACCCCCAAATTTACGGCGCACGCCGATTCGGTAGATATATATACCGTTGCACTCGTATTGTCAGCCGACGGCAAACGACAATCCCTAACGTTTTCAGCTGGAACACCGGCATCTGTCAAAGATGATATAGTACGGCGATTAAATGCAGCTTACGTTCACCTTACACCATTGGACACGTACTGGAAGGAATATTGCAAAAAAAATGACATCCGAAACAATACCTGCTTTATTCAACCGGTGCTCGTGCGATTTGAGGAAACTGACAAGAGGATTTTCACAGTGGACCAGGTATCTGACAAGGTTACCGCTGCTTTAACTTTTGAAGACATGTATTTGGGTGTCAAGGAAAATATGAAGATTGTATGGTTACCCGCAAAAACCTCACGTATATTACGTGAACGGGTGGTACAGTAGGCGACCAGAAATATACCAGTGTCGCGTTGATGGGCAGCAGGTTAAACAAAGTGAGAAAATATCTGCTTTATAATGCATTTCCTGAAATAATTTGGATATTTAAGGTACTCATACGATTATCTTTCGCATGTGTTGACCGCTGAAAGCAAGACAAACACTTTGAGCACAAAATTCTAAAATGAAGAGTCTTTTTAGGGGATACTATAAATTAACTTCTGAGGAAATAAACGAAGTATGGAAAAAAGGGTTTATTTCGCTGGACACAAACGTCCTTTTCAATTTTTACAGATACTCTGAAAATACACGCATTGAGATATTTCGCGTACTTAAAACCTTTGGAAATCAACTTTGGCTACCTTACAACGTAGCACAAGAATTTCACAAAGGGCGGATTGAGGTCATTGCAGGCGAGGTTAAGACTTATGAAGATGCCATAAAGAATTTTTCTGAATTGGAAAAATCGATACTTCAAAACAAGCGTTCCCCTCATTTGAGCGATAGTATAGTTGAGGCATTTAAGAATAATTTTAAAGCCTGTGTTGAAGATTTGGGAGCCAAACGGGATTTTTATAACAAGTTATTACATGAAGATGCCATCCTCAGCGAAATAACGGAGCTATTTGATGGCAAAGTCGGTAAACCTATGAACGCAGAGGAAATCAAATTAATTGAAAAGGAAGGAGAAGAAAGATACAAAAACAAAGTCCCACCTGGATATGAGGACGCAGCAAAGCAAACTAACAAATTCGGAGATTTATTCATCTGGAAACAATTGATAGCTCGTTCAAAAGAAACTGCCCAACCCTTTATCTTTATCAGTGACGACATAAAAGATGATTGGTGGCTTCGATCCCGCGGACAGTCCATATCTCCAAGACCTGAACTGCAACAGGAACTTTTCGAATTTAGCGGCCAGATACTTATCCTCTATACGTCCGACAGATTTTTAGATCGCTATTCAGAATCTACGAAAGGTCATGCAAAGGTCGAGGAAGCCGTTATTGAGGAAGTTAGGTCGGTAGGTAGTTTGCCCAGTAAGGCTCCTGAAAATGAGAACGATCGTTTGAATCGTTCAGTTTATGAAAAAATTGTAACCCTCCTTCTGAGTAAAGAATTTAATACATTCAATAAATTCAACAATACAATAAATAGCCAAGATTTTAAGGATTTCACCAAGAATGCTCAAATGGTGTCATTTTTTCATGATTACCTACACGCAATGTCCCAAAAAACAGAATTACCTAAAATCTATTTTAGTATAGATTCACTTCACGACGGTTTTAACATTGACAATAATCTGAATGAAGAATCGAAAAACAACTCAAAAGACAATAGCACAAATGACCGAAACCATGAGGAAAATGGTGCTGCTGACAACCAGGACGCCCCCTCTCTTTAGTCTAACAATCATCCTCTTTTAAGGGGTGCAACATCACAGTACATTTCCTGTTAGTTGGAAATTTTCGTAACTTTGTATGGTAAAAGTTCTTTTAAAATAGTTGCCAGTGGCAGGGTTCAATGAATGAAAATTTTTTGATCTATGCCGGACTAAATTGGTATAAAATACGCGGGTACCTGTCCGGGTACCTCACTGTTTATACGCTATTTTGTTGACTGACAATGAGCCTATAACACCGCGAGGTTCGATTCCTGATGGAACTTGAATACTTTGGAAAAAAATAGCCTCCGGTACCTAATCGGGTACCCATCAAGTTTACCAACTTCTTTCTATTTGATTTCCAGACTTTCAGATGAACAGGTTCGATTCCTGGCGGGGCTACCAAAAATCCTTCAAATGCCCGTTTTCGTTTCATCGAAGACGGGCATTTTTTATTGCGTTGAAACTTATTTTTGACCAAACAGTATAATATTGTAATTTCGTGTTCCATCAGATAAACATAAGAATATGAGAACGGCAATTAACATCATCCTGCTGGCCCTGCTGCTGACGGCACAGGTCGCTTCTTCACAAACCCGTAAATCACTGCAATGGATTGGCGGGCCTACCTTCGTTTTACACCTGGGCAGTTTCAAAATACTGACGGACCCGATGCTGGGACCTGTATCCGATACCGGCTTCATGATAAAAAAACATCCTTCTACCGGCCAACTGAACGCCCCGATCAAACGCCTTGCCCCGCCGGCCCCGTTAGATACTTCCCGCATCGACCTGTTGCTGATCAGTCACCTGCATGCAGATCATTTTGATGCCACCGCCAAGTCATTCCTCCAAAAACAGCTGCCGGTGATAGCGCCGGCATCCAACCGCGACATGCTCGTCCAATGGGGCTTTCACAATACCCGCGGCCTGCCATGGACCGACACCGTCCTGCTCGCCAAAGGCGCCGAAACCCTCCGCATCATCGCCATAAAAGCCAGGCATGCGGCGAAAGAACCACTCAACTCGGAACTCGGCGAGGTAAACGGTTATGTGCTCGAATATAAATCCGGCCGCAGCAGCTACCGCATATACTGGTCCGGCGACACCGTCTGGTTCGATGATATGCAAAACCTCCTGCAGTACGGCCGCATCGACCTGTTCATTCCCCACATGGGCGCCGTAGGTGCGGACGGGCACATCGGGCGCCGGGGGCTCAATACAGCGGAAACCCTGCAAATCATCCGCCTCTTGCAACCTTCCCTGATCATACCCGTGCACCACACTACTTTTACTCATTATGTGGAGCCGGTTTCCGTTTTGTATAATGCC
Protein-coding sequences here:
- a CDS encoding terpene synthase family protein — translated: MVHVKLLSPFPGKLNPFLQLAEDSTALWMSRYGLLPTDRERRMNGEGNFTWMVARMFPHADLERLCVASDFNALLFLLDDDFDGHQTKGMKSRMFKGMVNSMISIMENTAAPVDSAVLTGFADIWHRLMAISTQVWQHRFKASLKAALQANLWRMEIVDRDVSPDLSEYLKFRPMIGGANFFAYLLLVMEQIDLPDYVYENCTMQRLMHLAASTICWANDIFSFRKELAEGDELNLVMLLRRERGGSIKEAVHAAVRFHDKWVKEFIQLGWNPPVFGDTLVDAEVVRFTQGLGVMMNANIVWSTVDTQRYRFVPLLNRPVVRIR
- a CDS encoding MBL fold metallo-hydrolase codes for the protein MRTAINIILLALLLTAQVASSQTRKSLQWIGGPTFVLHLGSFKILTDPMLGPVSDTGFMIKKHPSTGQLNAPIKRLAPPAPLDTSRIDLLLISHLHADHFDATAKSFLQKQLPVIAPASNRDMLVQWGFHNTRGLPWTDTVLLAKGAETLRIIAIKARHAAKEPLNSELGEVNGYVLEYKSGRSSYRIYWSGDTVWFDDMQNLLQYGRIDLFIPHMGAVGADGHIGRRGLNTAETLQIIRLLQPSLIIPVHHTTFTHYVEPVSVLYNAVHQTPFKKRIVKVKEGKIVSL
- a CDS encoding PIN domain-containing protein; the encoded protein is MKSLFRGYYKLTSEEINEVWKKGFISLDTNVLFNFYRYSENTRIEIFRVLKTFGNQLWLPYNVAQEFHKGRIEVIAGEVKTYEDAIKNFSELEKSILQNKRSPHLSDSIVEAFKNNFKACVEDLGAKRDFYNKLLHEDAILSEITELFDGKVGKPMNAEEIKLIEKEGEERYKNKVPPGYEDAAKQTNKFGDLFIWKQLIARSKETAQPFIFISDDIKDDWWLRSRGQSISPRPELQQELFEFSGQILILYTSDRFLDRYSESTKGHAKVEEAVIEEVRSVGSLPSKAPENENDRLNRSVYEKIVTLLLSKEFNTFNKFNNTINSQDFKDFTKNAQMVSFFHDYLHAMSQKTELPKIYFSIDSLHDGFNIDNNLNEESKNNSKDNSTNDRNHEENGAADNQDAPSL
- a CDS encoding ATP-binding response regulator, which encodes MKKITLLLTEIANLLTSDSMRWQFLTRINLLLAFMTTLYGTGFYLYTHDLRGLVPNLIEALLFIIIATINQFRLHFMAAHLTVLVSNLTIVYYSALLGSIVEVHLLVIFYVGLAFYLFRDNITHCAISVSITAFAWICCEVTYYLEWVHPIEISRDHLFATRWLAIPFILILDILMISLHIYIIWRQLKSRTQKFAESSHELRNAFQLILSIIEKERRDGHNSPQMDEIYRSALFVRQLVTSELDTAKIEAGQEDQITLHSVEIKPFLDSIVAQNRFLAADKNVTIDYSCKMPTYILTDQPAIIKIVNNLLSNAIKFTPIGSTVSVQIFYSEERWQINVTDQGPGIDQTLLPKIYAPYVSKGGSLEGTGLGLFITRKLVRQLRGSISLTPFDGGTKATIILPLKIGTPPNAHSPIWDRQPLGGKTVLIIEDNEMMLTLTGRFMEQAGAATLLARDALVGYELAQRHIPDAIILDLETSDKISGPAAIRMFKSYVPLQKVPIIVLTGATMKETLAQATNAGAAKCFSKPLPYSDVLIFMRDLFPKNAAIES